In Chryseobacterium sp. C-71, the genomic window ATTATTTATAATTGATAGTTATCCCAAATACGGGTATTTATAATCTTTAGGAGAAACGAAAGTTTCCTTGATACTTCTCACAGATGTCCATCTTAGTAAGTTCATTTTAGAACCTGCTTTATCGTTAGTTCCTGAAGCTCTTCCTCCACCGAAAGGCTGCTGTCCTACAACTGCACCTGTTGGTTTATCGTTGATGTAGAAGTTTCCAGAAGCATTTTCTAACGCTTTGAAAGCTTCGTCAGTTGCATATCTGTCTTGTGAAAATACAGAACCTGTTAATGAATAAGGGGAAGATGAATCTACAATTTTAAGGGTTTCTGTCCAATCTTTATCTTCGTAAACGTATACAGATAAGATCGGCCCGAAAATTTCTTCTACCATACTTTCGTATTGAGGGTCAGTAGTTTCAATTACGGTAGGACTAACGAACCATCCTTTAGAATCGTCACATTTTCCACCGATAATTACGTTGGCATTGCTTGATGCTTCAGCTCTGTCGATATAGCCTTTACATTTTTCGAAAGAGTTTTTGTCGATCACGGCATTCACAAAGTTAGAAGGATCTTCAGGTGAACCAATTTTAATGGATGCAATCTGAGTTTCCATTACTTTTTTCACGTCTGCCCAAAGAGATCTTGGAATATAAGCTCTTGAAGCAGCAGAACATTTCTGTCCTTGATATTCAAATGAACCTCTTACTAAACCTGTTGCAACTGCTTCTACGTTAGCAGAAGGATGAGCGATTACGAAATCTTTTCCACCTGTTTCTCCAACGATTCTTGGATATGTTCTGTAGTTGTGAATATTGTCACCAATCATTTTCCACATTCCCTGGAAAACTTTTGTTGAACCTGTAAAGTGAAGTCCTGCAAAATCTCTGTGTGCCAAAACTTTCTCAGCAGTTTCTTTTCCGTCTGTGAAAATCATGTTGATGACCCCTGCAGGAAGACCCGCTTCAGTAAGAACATCCATAATTACTTTTGCGGAATATATTTGTTTGTCTGAAGGTTTCCAAACCACAACGTTTCCAAGCATTGCCATACAAGCCGGCAAGTTTCCGGAAATTGCGGTAAAGTTGAAAGGTGTTACTGCAAAAACGAATCCTTCTAAAGGTCTGTACTCTACACGATTCCAGATTCCAGCGTCAGAAACCGGCTGCTCAGAATACATTTCTGTCATGAATTCTACGTTGAATCTCAAGAAATCGATAAACTCACAAGCCGCATCAATTTCTGCCTGATGAACATTTTTACTCTGTCCGATCATTGTAGCAGCGTTGATTACATCTCTGTAAGGACCTGCCAAAAGATCAGCAGCTTTTAAGAAAATAGCTGCGCGGTGTTCCCAACCCAACTCATTCCATTGTTTTTTAGCAGCTAAAGCAGCGTTGATGGCATCATCTACATGTTGCATTGTTCCTCTGTGGTAGAATCCGAAATCATGAGCGTGATCCTGAGGAGACTGAAGCTGAACTTTATCGTCAGTTTTTACTTCTTTACCATTGATAACCATTGGAATCTCGATCTTTTGTGCCCACATTTTTTTGTATTGAGCGATCAGAGATTTTACTTCCGGAGAACCCGGTTCGTAAGAATTTACCGGTTCGTTTACTGCAAATGGTACTTGCGAAATTGCTTTTGACATATTACGTTGTATTGTTTAATTTTTGCTTTTTACAAATTTACAACAATTAATTTGTACAAAAAATCGATAGAGACTATTTGCATTTTAGAATGATTATATTTGATAAATACTAAACTTTTGAATATGGAAAAAATATTTTTGATTTTTTTGTTGTTGTCTCAAACCGTTTTTGCACAACACAAAAAGAAAGTTGTAAAAGAATATCCTTTAGCTCCTCAAATTGAAGAATATAAAATTCCTGAAGATGAATTGTTGAATAGTAATTTAAAAGGTTCAAAATGGTATTTCGACCTAAAAAATTATAAAGAAACGGAGCTGTTTTTAGATAAAGACAAAATGAAATCCGATGTTTTGTATTTTGTAGACGCTAAGAATTTTCAGATTAGTATCAATCAGAAAAACTGCAAAAGTTTAATAAAAGGAACCTACCAGATCATGAAAACGAATGGTGGAACTACGACGGTACAAAAGGGGCATCAACCTTTTAAGATCAAGTCACCTTATCAAAAATGTGTTGCAAAATTCTCCGGATTTTTGTCAAGAGCACTGGGTGTTTCTTTTAATGAAAATGGAGAGATCATGGAAATGAAAGAAGGAGAAATTTATTCACCTATTACAGTCCCTGGATTTTAATTGAAATGTCAAACTACATTTTTTCGTTTTCCAAAATTTTTAAAACTAATTTTTCCTCGTGTGTCAGTCCTGCTTTTCCGTCGTTTTCTTCAATGACTTCTAAAGCATCAAGGTATTTTTTGATAGAATTGTTTTCGTAAAGATTGATGACTAAAGGATGAACGTAATATTTTCTGCAAACGGTGCTTGTATTTCCGAGATGTTCGGCGACAATATCTAATGCAGCTTTTACTTTCTTTTTGTATTGAGTATTGTTTTCGGCATATCCGATTTCTTTGAACGCAATTAAAGCGTTGACTGTACCTGACCAGGTTCTGAAATCTTTTGCTGTAAAATCTTCTCCACTTAATTCTTTAATATAATCATTCACCATTCCAGAATCAATGTGATGGCGGTTTCCTTCGCTGTCGTAATATTGAAAGAGTTCTTTTCCCGGAATTTCTTTGCATTTTGTAATTAGTTTTGCGAGTCTTTTACTTTTCAGATTGACATCATGCATCACTCCTTTTTTACCTTTGAAGGCAAAATTGATTTTCTGTCCTTCCACTTTTACGTGTTTTCCTTTCAGAGTTGTCAGCCCAAAAGAACCGTAAAGTTTTTCGTAAATGCTATTCCCAATTCTAATGTTCGTGCGCTGCATTAAGCTTACAATTAATGCAAGGATTTTTCTTTTTTCAAAATTTCTTAAGGCTAAATCTTTTTCTAACTGCAGACGGATTTCAGGTAAGGCATAGCCAAACTGAAGCATTCTGTAGAATTTTGTGTGATTTCTCAATGCACTCCAAAGCGAATGATATCTGTATTGTTTTCTTTTTCTTGCGTCCAGACCTGTTGCCTGAAGGTGGCCGTTATCGATGGCACATATCCACACATTTTCCCATGCCGGAGGAATGACCAAACCGTTGATTCGTTTGATCTCTTCTTTGTCTTTGATTTTCTCGCCGTCTTTGAAATAAAGATATTTCTTACCTCTTTTTCTGCGGATGATACCGGCTGTCTCTGCATCGGAAGTGTAAATAAGATTCACTGCCTTTGCAGAAGCTACCGGATCCTTCATAATTTTAACAATCTTTGACGGCTTCAGGTGAGAAATAATCTCTTGGTCTGATTGATTCATAAAATAATTTGGTTAAGAGTTTTTACCCCTAGAAAACAGCCATAATAATAAGGCTACGATGCCAACAACTACAATTATTCCCCACCACATTCCGGCTTTGAAGATTGTTTCTACTGCTTCACAACTTGTCAATAAGAGTATGGCAAAAAGACTCATACTGTATAAAGATAACTTTCTCATAATAGTTTATTTTTAGTGATTATATAATTAAATTCTTTCGTTATCGGGACGCCAATTTTTGATTGACTTTTTGATCTCGTCTCCTGAAATATTTTCGTTTAAGGCTTTGTATAAAAGTTCTTTAAACTCTTCATCATAAGCAAATCTCAGAGCGGCAATTTGTCCAAAACTGAGTTTTTCACAAACTTGATCTGACCTTTTATTGAAAATCTCAAAATATCTTTGTCTGAACTCCAATCGTACGATTCTGTTTTGAAGTCCGAGTGCATAATGCTGTCTGGTCATGAATGCCAAATAGAAAATCAGAAAAATGATGACCGAAAATAAAATCCATATCAGTTGGTTTTCTGAGTCGTCCCAAATTTTATAAATTCCGTAAGCCTCTAAAACCATCAGTAATGGAAGCAAAATGAAGTGGTGAGGCGGGTAAAATTTCCTGTGATTTTGGTAATTCTGTGTTTTCATTTTTAATGAATAGCAAGAACCTTTCCAAAATTTTATGAAATTGCTAATGATTTAAGTTTATGGTATCTAAAACTATTTGTAATGAGGGTAACTGGCACTCGTACAAAGACTTCGGCCTAGCCCGGATAGTAGCGGTTACACCGCAGCAGGCGGCGGGCTTTTGTCGCAGACGAAAAAGCGCAGGCGTGAGGAGTATGAGCGGATAGCCGGATTAAGCTCCTAAAAAAACAAGAGTACCTGCTGAAAACATCCGTAAATCGGAGTAGCGCGCTTGATTTTTTTGTAACTTTCGGTTTTTAAAATTTATAAAAAATGACTTCAAAGGAAAAAGTAGCTGCGCTCCGTGAGGAGATGCAAAAAAACAATGTTGATGCATTTATCATATATTCTGCCGACCCGCATATGAGCGAATATCTGCCGGAAGAGTGGCAGGAAAGAGCCTGGCTGTCGGGATTTTTAGGCTCTGCAGGTTTTGTAGTAGTGACGAAAGATAAGGCCGGACTTTGGACGGATGGAAGATATTTTACACAGGCTCCGATTGAATTGGCGGGCTCAGGAATTGACCTTTTCAAAGACGGAATGGAGGGAACTCCAAACTATATCGACTGGATTATTTCTGAAATTCCTGTAAGCGGTAAAGTGGCTGTGAATGCTTTGGCGACTTCTCATGCTAACTGGGAACTGCTTTTTGAAAAACTGAATGCCAAAAACATTACACTAGTTGACAATGCTTTACTAAAGAATGTTTGGAAAGAGAGAGGGGAAGCTTCAAAAAATCCTATTTATACACACCCTGTCGAAAGAGCTGGGAAATCTGTGGTTGATAAAATTGCAGCGATCCGCCAAAAGATGGAAAGCCTGGAAGTGACTGTTCACGTGATTTCGAGCCTTGATGATGTTGCATGGACATTGAATTTGAGAGGAAGCGACGTAGAAAGTAATCCTGTATTTTTAGGATACATTATTATTACGAAAAATGACGCAATCTTGTTCACAGGCCTTGAAAAGATGGAAGTTGAAGCAAGAAAGCAAATGGACGAAGCTTGGGTGAAGATGATGCCTTATGAAGAATTCTACAATCACCTGAGAACTATCAAAAACGAAAAAGTTTTAGTTTCACCCAACAGCAATCAATCGATTTTTGAGGCTTTAAAAATCGGAAATGAATTTGTAAAAGCTGCTGTTCCTGGAAATCTGATGAAAGCTCAGAAAAATGAAACTGAATTGGAAGGTTTCAGAAAAGTAATGGTAAGAGATGGTGTTGCGATGGTGAAATTTCTTTATTGGCTGACGCACAATGCCGGAAAAGAGACGATGAACGAATATTCTATCGGACAAAAACTGAAAGGCTTCCGTGCAGAAGGAGAAAATTTCGTGGGAGAAAGCTTTGGAAGTATCGTTGGGTATAAAGATAATGGTGCCATCATGCACTACTCTGCAAAAAAAGAAGGTAGCAAAGATGTAACGAATGATGCAACTATTTTAGTAGATTCAGGAGGTCAGTATTTAGAAGGAACCACTGATATTACGAGAACTTTTGCTTGGGGTACGGCTTCTGAAGAGTTTAAAACAAATTCAACTTTGGTTTTACAGGGATTAATCCGTCTTTCAATGGTGAAATTCCCTAAAGGGACGAGAGGCGTACAGTTGGATGCCATTGCAAGACTTCCTTTATGGATGAATGGTAAAGATTTTAATCACGGAACAGGTCACGGTGTGGGAAGTTTTATGAATGTACATGAAGGTCCGCAAAACATCAGAAAAGATTTGAATCCTCAGGAATTGCTTGTAGGGATGGTTTGTTCAAACGAGCCTGGATATTATGTAGAAGGTGAATACGGAATCCGTCATGAGAACCTGATTGCCGTAAAAGAATCTGAAACTACAACTTCTGGAACTTTCTATGAGTTTGAAACATTGACGTTCTGTCCGTTCTTCAAAGACACGATTGCAAAAGAAATTTTGTCTGTTGAAGAAATCAATTGGCTGAATGATTACCACAGAACTTGTGAAGAAAAACTAGCTCCACATTTGGAAGGTGAAGTAAAAGAATGGTTCTTAGAATTGGTAAAACCTTTGTAAGATAAAATATAAGCTGAAAGCCCTGCGTCGAATGATGCAGGGCTTTTTTTATTCTGACTTTTTTCAGCGATAAAAATTAGGGTGTTTTTCCTGTTTTGCAATCTGAATATTGATTTTATCTTTGGGATATCAAATTTCAGTATCAAAACACTCACTATATACTTCAAATTAATTTTATCTTAAATCATCTCAGAAATGGGGTGATTTTTCAATTTAAAACAATTATTCAGCATCTGGCTTGTAAACATCAAAAAAACTGTACAATATTTGCTAATGAAATTGTACAAAATCTTTCATGGCCAAATTTTATTTTTTAGCACTCACTTTTTGCGGTTCATTAGTCTTTTCTCAGAAACGAGATTCAGCGACCTTGATTTCTGAAGTACGAATTGATGCGTACAAAAAACCGACTTCCTTTATAACTTCTACAAAATCAGTTTCTGTAGTTTCAGAAAATTTATTAAATCAAAATACACCAGAAAGACTGCTCGAATCTATCAATCAGATTGCGGGAGCAAGAATGGAAGAACGTTCACCAGGAAGTTACAGGATTTCGTTGCGTGGAAGCAGTTTGCGTTCACCATTTGGAGTCAGAAATGTTAAAGTCTATCTGGATGATTTTATTTTGTCTGATGCATCGGGAAATACTTATTTTAATCTCGTTTCACCCGAATTGATCAACAGAATGGAAATCTTTAAAGGTCCTGAAAGTGGTGATTTTGGAGCAGCAACTGGTGGAACGGTTTTGTTGCAGACGCAGAATTCAGAAAAGACTACGGCCAATCTTTCTGTTGGAAGTTATGGAACTTTTAATGAAAGCGTAAATTTTTCAAAACAATTTGGGAAGCACTTTTTTCAAATTTTCCAAAATTATTATCGCACAGATTCTTACCGAGAACAGTCTGCAGTTGAAAGAAAACAGATTTTCATCAAAGACAATTTTAAGTATTCAAAAAATGCTGAACTGAAAGCCATGATTCTTCTTTCAGATATGGATTATCAGACTCCAGGCGGATTGACTTTAGAGCAAATGCAGCTTAATAGAAAACAGGCCAGACCAAAGACGGCAACTGTTCCTGGAGCAAAAGAACAAGATGCGGGAATCCGTAATAAAATGGTTTTAGCAGGAATTTCTCATGACTTTAAAATTATTCCAAATCTATCACATTTTGTTTTGGCTCAGGGATCTTATGTAGATTTTGAAAATCCGTTTATTACCAATTTTGAAAACCGTTTTGAAAGTAATTTTGCATTAAGAACTCATCTGAATTATCAGCAAAACTGGGAAAAAGTTTCTGCAGAATGGAGATTGGGTTTTGAAGGCGGAACAAACAATATTTTCATTAAAAATTTTGATAATAATAGAGGAGTAGAAGGTGATCCGCAGAATTTTGATAAGCTTAAAAACAATTCGGGATTCTTTTTCGTTTCCCAGAAATTGAATTTTAATGAAAAACTATTTTCAGATATTTCATTAAGTTTAAATTCAAATGCTTACGAATGGGAAAAGCTGTATCCAACGTCTGAAAATGGGAAAACAAAATTTAAAGATCAGTTGCTTCCCAATTTTGGACTGACCTATCTTATTGGAAAAGGTTTTTCAGTAAGAGGAAAGATTGGTAAAGGGAATTCTGCTCCGACCAACGAAGAAATCCGCTCATCTAATCAGGAATTTAATCTCAATCTTGTTCCCGAATATGGTTGGAATAAAGAAATAGGTGTGAGAAAACAGTTCGGCAATATATTGTTCGCAGAAGCCAATTATTTTGATTTCCGAATGAAAGATGCCATCGTCAGAAGACAAAATGAGCGTGGACAGGAATTTTTTGTGAATTCAGGTGCAACCGTTCAAAAAGGAATAGAATTACTTTTAGAATCTAAAAATTTCAATCTAAAAAATGATTTTCTAAGCAATTTTAAATTTAGGTTTTCAGGAAGTTTCTACGATTTTAAATTTCAAAATTATCAGCAGGGAGAAAATGATTTTTCGGGGAATGATTTAACCGGAGTTCCAAAAACGACCATTAACAGTTTATTGAATTTTACTTTCTTTAATAAACTTTCAGTCGATTACTCGCATTTCTATACTTCAAAAATGCCTTTGAATGATGCAAATACGGTTTGGCCAGATTCCAATTTGATCGGAAATATTCAGTTCATATATCCTTTACAATTTGAAAAGACAAGACTAAATTTATTTCTGCAAATTCAGAATTTGTACAATACCGATTACGTTTTAGGATTTGATATCAACGCTTTCGGAAACCGTTATTACAATCCTGCTGCGAAAAGGAATTTTGTTTTGGGTGTGAAGGTTGATTTTTAATCTTTCTTTTTACCATCAATAAATTCGAAAGCTTTTCTCAAATAAGCTTCATCGGTTTTACCTTCGTCGGATGATTTTTCGATTGTGATATCAGGAGAAATTCCTTCACCAATTTTAGCATATTCCTTTCCTGTTCTGTCGACAATATTCCCGATAGTCAGCACAAGAAAAGAACCGTCTGATAATTTGTATTCCTGATTTCCGGATGTTAAACCCTGAGTTTTTGTGCCGATTATCTTTATATTTTTTTGGCCTACAAATGCTGCGGTGATAAATTCAGCAGAACTTCCGGTAACTTTATTCACAAGGATAGCAATGTGCTTTTTTACAGCTTTTGGCTCTTTCTGGGTCAGTTGAAATAATTGAGTTGCCGTAGTGCCTTCATAAAATTTACCGTTTTTATAATTGTAATATTCAATCGCTCCCTCAGCATCTTTTGTGCCCACCACATTTTTGCTGTCCAAAAAAGGTGCTATTGCGGCATACATCGGATAAAGCATTCCTCCAAAATTTCCTCTCAGATCAATAATCCATCCTTTTGGATTGCGTTTTTGTAAGTCATTCACTTTTTCGTAAAAAGTGTTGATATACATATTCCAATCGCCTTTATTGAATGAGCCAATATCTGGCAAATTGATGTAAGCGTATTGGTTTTCTAGCAATTCGCTTTTGATAACCGGGAATTCTTGTCCTGTTGCTTTGTACCCTAAAGTATATGCTCTTACCATTTTTTCAGAATAAAAATTTGAGTGAGAGTCATTTAAAGAATTTAGAGCATTCTTAATACTCGGATAAGTTTCTTTAATAGTTTTAGCTTTTGAAGTTTCTGCTAAGGTCTTATTAAATATATCTTCCCAGTTGAGTTTAGATTTATTAACCGATTTATTTTTCATAATCTTTAGTGCTTTGGTGACATACGTTTGAATGCTGTCTGCCTGAGCAAAAGTATGAACCGAACATAATGTAGATATGAATGTGAAGATGACAAGTTTTTTCATATTGGATATAGA contains:
- the pruA gene encoding L-glutamate gamma-semialdehyde dehydrogenase; translation: MSKAISQVPFAVNEPVNSYEPGSPEVKSLIAQYKKMWAQKIEIPMVINGKEVKTDDKVQLQSPQDHAHDFGFYHRGTMQHVDDAINAALAAKKQWNELGWEHRAAIFLKAADLLAGPYRDVINAATMIGQSKNVHQAEIDAACEFIDFLRFNVEFMTEMYSEQPVSDAGIWNRVEYRPLEGFVFAVTPFNFTAISGNLPACMAMLGNVVVWKPSDKQIYSAKVIMDVLTEAGLPAGVINMIFTDGKETAEKVLAHRDFAGLHFTGSTKVFQGMWKMIGDNIHNYRTYPRIVGETGGKDFVIAHPSANVEAVATGLVRGSFEYQGQKCSAASRAYIPRSLWADVKKVMETQIASIKIGSPEDPSNFVNAVIDKNSFEKCKGYIDRAEASSNANVIIGGKCDDSKGWFVSPTVIETTDPQYESMVEEIFGPILSVYVYEDKDWTETLKIVDSSSPYSLTGSVFSQDRYATDEAFKALENASGNFYINDKPTGAVVGQQPFGGGRASGTNDKAGSKMNLLRWTSVRSIKETFVSPKDYKYPYLG
- a CDS encoding DNA topoisomerase IB, coding for MNQSDQEIISHLKPSKIVKIMKDPVASAKAVNLIYTSDAETAGIIRRKRGKKYLYFKDGEKIKDKEEIKRINGLVIPPAWENVWICAIDNGHLQATGLDARKRKQYRYHSLWSALRNHTKFYRMLQFGYALPEIRLQLEKDLALRNFEKRKILALIVSLMQRTNIRIGNSIYEKLYGSFGLTTLKGKHVKVEGQKINFAFKGKKGVMHDVNLKSKRLAKLITKCKEIPGKELFQYYDSEGNRHHIDSGMVNDYIKELSGEDFTAKDFRTWSGTVNALIAFKEIGYAENNTQYKKKVKAALDIVAEHLGNTSTVCRKYYVHPLVINLYENNSIKKYLDALEVIEENDGKAGLTHEEKLVLKILENEKM
- a CDS encoding DUF6526 family protein, with product MKTQNYQNHRKFYPPHHFILLPLLMVLEAYGIYKIWDDSENQLIWILFSVIIFLIFYLAFMTRQHYALGLQNRIVRLEFRQRYFEIFNKRSDQVCEKLSFGQIAALRFAYDEEFKELLYKALNENISGDEIKKSIKNWRPDNERI
- a CDS encoding aminopeptidase P family protein; the protein is MTSKEKVAALREEMQKNNVDAFIIYSADPHMSEYLPEEWQERAWLSGFLGSAGFVVVTKDKAGLWTDGRYFTQAPIELAGSGIDLFKDGMEGTPNYIDWIISEIPVSGKVAVNALATSHANWELLFEKLNAKNITLVDNALLKNVWKERGEASKNPIYTHPVERAGKSVVDKIAAIRQKMESLEVTVHVISSLDDVAWTLNLRGSDVESNPVFLGYIIITKNDAILFTGLEKMEVEARKQMDEAWVKMMPYEEFYNHLRTIKNEKVLVSPNSNQSIFEALKIGNEFVKAAVPGNLMKAQKNETELEGFRKVMVRDGVAMVKFLYWLTHNAGKETMNEYSIGQKLKGFRAEGENFVGESFGSIVGYKDNGAIMHYSAKKEGSKDVTNDATILVDSGGQYLEGTTDITRTFAWGTASEEFKTNSTLVLQGLIRLSMVKFPKGTRGVQLDAIARLPLWMNGKDFNHGTGHGVGSFMNVHEGPQNIRKDLNPQELLVGMVCSNEPGYYVEGEYGIRHENLIAVKESETTTSGTFYEFETLTFCPFFKDTIAKEILSVEEINWLNDYHRTCEEKLAPHLEGEVKEWFLELVKPL
- a CDS encoding TonB-dependent receptor, with amino-acid sequence MAKFYFLALTFCGSLVFSQKRDSATLISEVRIDAYKKPTSFITSTKSVSVVSENLLNQNTPERLLESINQIAGARMEERSPGSYRISLRGSSLRSPFGVRNVKVYLDDFILSDASGNTYFNLVSPELINRMEIFKGPESGDFGAATGGTVLLQTQNSEKTTANLSVGSYGTFNESVNFSKQFGKHFFQIFQNYYRTDSYREQSAVERKQIFIKDNFKYSKNAELKAMILLSDMDYQTPGGLTLEQMQLNRKQARPKTATVPGAKEQDAGIRNKMVLAGISHDFKIIPNLSHFVLAQGSYVDFENPFITNFENRFESNFALRTHLNYQQNWEKVSAEWRLGFEGGTNNIFIKNFDNNRGVEGDPQNFDKLKNNSGFFFVSQKLNFNEKLFSDISLSLNSNAYEWEKLYPTSENGKTKFKDQLLPNFGLTYLIGKGFSVRGKIGKGNSAPTNEEIRSSNQEFNLNLVPEYGWNKEIGVRKQFGNILFAEANYFDFRMKDAIVRRQNERGQEFFVNSGATVQKGIELLLESKNFNLKNDFLSNFKFRFSGSFYDFKFQNYQQGENDFSGNDLTGVPKTTINSLLNFTFFNKLSVDYSHFYTSKMPLNDANTVWPDSNLIGNIQFIYPLQFEKTRLNLFLQIQNLYNTDYVLGFDINAFGNRYYNPAAKRNFVLGVKVDF
- a CDS encoding S41 family peptidase, giving the protein MKKLVIFTFISTLCSVHTFAQADSIQTYVTKALKIMKNKSVNKSKLNWEDIFNKTLAETSKAKTIKETYPSIKNALNSLNDSHSNFYSEKMVRAYTLGYKATGQEFPVIKSELLENQYAYINLPDIGSFNKGDWNMYINTFYEKVNDLQKRNPKGWIIDLRGNFGGMLYPMYAAIAPFLDSKNVVGTKDAEGAIEYYNYKNGKFYEGTTATQLFQLTQKEPKAVKKHIAILVNKVTGSSAEFITAAFVGQKNIKIIGTKTQGLTSGNQEYKLSDGSFLVLTIGNIVDRTGKEYAKIGEGISPDITIEKSSDEGKTDEAYLRKAFEFIDGKKKD